The genomic DNA TGCGCTCGCTGAAGGCCATCGAAGACACCAAGTTCGTCCCGGCCTGGGGCCAGGCGCGCCTGCATTCGATGATCGCCAACCGTCCGGACTGGTGCATCTCCCGTCAGCGCAACTGGGGCGTGCCGATCCCGTTCTTCCTGAACAAGGAAAGCGGCGAGCTGCACCCGCGCACCGTCGAATTGATGGAAATCGTTGCCCAGCGCGTTGAACAGGAAGGCATCGAGGCCTGGTTCAAGCTGGACGCCGCCGAACTGCTGGGCGATGAAGCGCCGCAGTACGACAAGATCAGTGACACCCTCGACGTGTGGTTCGACTCCGGCACCACCCACTGGCATGTGCTGCGCGGCTCGCACCCGATGGGCCACGAGACCGGCCCGCGTGCCGACCTGTACCTGGAAGGCTCCGACCAGCACCGTGGCTGGTTCCACTCGTCGTTGCTGACCGGCTGCGCCATCGACAACCACGCGCCGTACCGCGAACTGCTGACCCACGGCTTCACCGTCGACGAGACGGGCCGCAAGATGTCCAAGTCGCTGAAGAACGTGATCGAGCCGAAAAAAATCAACGACACCCTGGGCGCCGACATCATGCGCCTGTGGGTCGCGTCGACTGACTATTCGGGCGAAATTGCCGTCTCCGACCAGATCCTGGCCCGCAGCGCCGATGCCTACCGCCGCATCCGCAATACCGCACGCTTCCTGCTGTCGAACCTGACCGGTTTCAACCCGGCCACCGACATCCTGGCGTCCGAGGACATGCTTGCCCTCGACCGTTGGGCCGTCGACCGTACCCTGTTGCTGCAGCGCGAGTTGCAGGAAAACTACGGCGAGTACCGCTTCTGGAACGTGTACTCGAAGATCCACAACTTCTGCGTGCAGGAGTTGGGTGGTTTCTACCTCGACATCATCAAGGACCGTCAGTACACCACCGGAGCGAACAGCAAGGCACGCCGTTCGGCGCAGACCGCGCTGTATCACATCAGCGAAGCGCTGGTGCGCTGGATCGCGCCGATCCTGGCCTTCACCGCCGACGAATTGTGGGAGTACCTGCCGGGCGAGCGTAACGAGTCCGTGATGCTCAACACCTGGTACGAAGGCTTGACCGAATTGCCGGCCGACTTCGAGCTGGGCCGCGAGTACTGGGAAGGCGTGATGGCCGTGAAGGTTGCGGTGAACAAGGAACTGGAAGTGCAGCGTGCGGCCAAGGCCGTCGGTGGCAACCTGCAGGCCGAAGTCACCCTGTTTGCCGAGGAAGGCCTGACCGCCGACCTGGCCAAACTCAGCAACGAACTGCGCTTTGTGCTGATCACCTCCACTGCAAGCCTGGCCCCGTTTGCCCAGGCACCGGCGGATGCGGTCGCCACCGAAGTGCCGGGCCTCAAGCTCAAAGTGGTCAAGTCGGCCTTCCCGAAATGCGCCCGTTGCTGGCACTGTCGTGAAGACGTTGGCGTGAACCCCGAGCATCCGGAAATCTGTGGTCGTTGCGTCGACAACATCAGCGGTGCTGGCGAGGTTCGCCACTATGCCTAATGCTTCCAGCCGTTTCGGACGTCTGGGCTGGCTCGTATTGAGTGTGCTGGTCCTGATCATCGATCAGGTCAGCAAGGCTCACTTCGAAGGCTCCCTGCAGATGTTCCAGCAAATTGTGGTCATTCCCGACTACTTCAGCTGGACCCTGGCCTACAACACCGGCGCAGCCTTCAGCTTCCTGGCCGACAGCTCCGGCTGGCAGCGCTGGCTGTTCGCCTTGATCGCCGTGGTGGTCAGTGCGGTGCTGGTGGTGTGGCTCAAGCGCCTTGGCCGCGATGACACCTGGCTGGCCATTGCCCTGGCCCTGGTGCTGGGCGGCGCGCTGGGCAACCTGTACGACCGCATCGCCCTGGGCCATGTGATCGACTTCATTCTGGTGCATTGGCAGAACCGCTGGTATTTCCCGGCGTTCAACTTTGCCGACAGTGCCATCACCGTCGGCGCAATCATGCTGGCGCTGGATATGTTCAAGAGCAAGAAAACCGGAGAGACCGTCAATGACTGATCAGGTATTGGCTGAGCAACGCATCGGCCAGAACACGGAAGTCACTTTGCATTTCGCACTGCGCCTGGAGAATGGCGACACGGTCGACAGCACGTTCGACAAAGCCCCGGCCACCTTCAAGGTTGGCGACGGCAACCTGCTGCCGGGTTTCGAAGCGGCCCTGTTCGGCTTCAAGGCCGGCGACAAGCGCACCCTGCAAATCCAGCCGGAAAACGCTTTTGGCCAGCCCAACCCGCAAAACGTGCAGATCATCCCGCGTTCGCAGTTCCAGGACATGGACTTGTCGGAAGGCCTGTTGGTGATCTTCAATGATGCGGCAAATACCGAGTTGCCGGGTGTGGTGAAAACCTTCGATGACACGCAAGTGACCATCGACTTCAACCACCCGTTGGCCGGTAAAACCTTGACCTTTGATGTTGAAATCATCGACGTTAAAGCGCTCTGAATGAAGACACCGGCTCCTGTGGGGCTGGCCTCTGTGGGAGCTGGCTTGCCTGCGATGCAGACGACGCGGTGCTAAAGGTTCACCGCAGTGATGCAATCGCAGGCAAGCCAGCTCCCACAAAAGCCGGTTACTGCAAGGGTTGAGTTGACCCAATTTCTTGCCCAGCAAGGCACGAGGCACAGCATGCAAATCAAACTCGCCAACCCCCGTGGCTTCTGCGCCGGCGTGGACCGGGCGATCGAAATCGTCAACCGCGCCCTGGAAGTCTTCGGGCCGCCGATTTACGTGCGTCATGAAGTCGTCCACAACAAGTTCGTGGTCGAAGACCTGCGCGCACGCGGTGCCATTTTTGTCGAAGAACTGGAACAGGTACCCGATGACGTCATCGTCATTTTCAGCGCCCACGGTGTTTCCCAGGCCGTCCGCAACGAAGCGGCCGGTCGTGGCCTGAAAGTGTTCGACGCCACGTGCCCGCTGGTGACCAAGGTGCACATCGAAGTCGCCAAATACAGTCGCGACGGTCGTGAATGCATCCTGATCGGCCACGCTGGCCACCCGGAAGTCGAGGGCACCATGGGCCAGTACGACGCCAGCAACGGCGGCGCCATCTACCTGGTCGAAGACGAGAACGACGTCGCCAGCCTGCATGTGCACAACCCTGAGCGTTTGGCCTTTGTCACTCAGACTACCTTGTCCATGGATGACACCAGCCGTGTGATCGATGCCCTGCGTACGCGCTTCCCGGCGATCGGCGGCCCGCGCAAGGACGACATCTGCTACGCCACGCAAAATCGCCAGGACGCAGTCAAACAACTGGCCGACGAATGTGACGTGGTATTGGTTGTCGGCAGCCCTAACAGTTCCAACTCCAACCGCCTGCGCGAGCTGGCTGAGCGTATGGCCACGCCGGCATACCTGATCGACGGTGCTGAAGACCTGCAACGCAGCTGGTTCGACGGCGTAGAGCGCATCGGTATTACTGCCGGTGCTTCGGCGCCGGAAGTGCTGGTGCGTGGTGTGATCCAGCAACTGCAGGCGTGGGGCGCCACCGGTGCCGATGAGTTGGCCGGCCGTGAAGAGAACATCACGTTCTCCATGCCCAAGGAACTGCGGGTTCGTTCGTTGCTCTGATTGCTCATGATCCGCCCTGGCACAAGGCCTGCTCAGTGTTGTCACTGCGCAGGCTGACCCTTCCGCTGGGGGCCAGCACCACTTGATGCTTGCTCAGGCCCTGCTCCGTGTCACACACGTGTACGGTGCCGGCACGAAATCCTCCTCCAGCAAACACCGGTTCACCCAGCCCGCTGAAGCGTACCTGGGTCTTGACCGGGCCATTGCCCGCCATCGCAACCAGCCCACTGCCCTGACGCGCCAATAGCACCGGGTTGTTGTCGTCTTGATGGCCTCGTCCGCTGGCGTCCACGATCACTCGCCATCCGCGGCTCCAGCTCTCCTCCACGGCATGAATGATGACCGGGCGATTGCGCACGATGGCCTCGGCGCGAGCAAAGCGCAGTCCATCTGCCAGGGCGCTCGCTGCGCTGCTTCGCTGCTGTGATGCCAATAAGCCTTTGAAACCGGGGACCGCCCATTGCATCAGCATGCCGCTGAGCAGCAGGCCGATCAGCAGCTCGATCAGGGTGAAACCTCGTTGCTTCATGTGTCATCCCTCCGTGGATGGGGCGTGTGTTTCCGCCTGACGATTCAGGTATAGCCCCTGGTTCCGGGCATTGAATGATGGCCTTTATGTCCAAAGTATTTCCCTTTGTTCCGGCAGCGGCGCCTGCCGGAATCCGGCGCTAGTCTTGGGCCGCACAGCCGCTTTTTGCTGTTTCTTCGGTACTCGACATGGACGACGACGGTAATGCCCGTATCCCTGAATAAATCTCCCACCGGCGCCCTGCGTTGCCAGCAATACGGCATGACGCTGATTGAGGTGCTGGTGTCTGTGCTGATTCTCGCAGTCGGACTGCTCGGGGCCGCGGCTCTCCAGCTCAAGGCCCTCAAGTACACCGACAGCTCAAGAATGATCAGCCAGGCCAGTTTCATTGCCTACGACATGCTGGATCGGGTACGTGCCAATTCGCACGCCGATTACTCCTGGAGCCAGACCGGGCGGCCAGTGTCCAGCGCGGTTGGCGCCAGTGTGCGGGATCTCGACCTGCATGACTTTGAAGCCAATATCGTCGGGTTTGCCGGGGAGGGCGCCAAGGGTTCTGTGGTGGTCAGCGGCAACGAGGTGACAGTCAGCATCAGTTGGGACGACGCCAGAGCGGCGAGCGGCCCCGGCGCACGGGAAACGTTCAGCCTGACCAGCCGTATTGCCGCCGCTTCGGAAGTCGGGCCTTGAGTCGTTTTATCAGAGGTTTCAGTCTGGTGGAGCTGTTGCTGGCGCTCGCCATCGGGATGGTGCTCGTGCTCGGCGCCAGCCAGGTGGTCATCCATTCACGGGTGACCCAGGCTGCCCAGCAGGCGGCAACATTGCTTCAGGATGATGCCCGGTTCGTGTTGGGCAAGATCACTCAGGATATTCGTCAGGCTGGCGTGTTCGGCTGCCTGCCAGTAGTCGCTATCGAAAATGCGCCGCAGGCATTTGATCGGCCTCTGGGTTGGAGTGCTGCAGGCAGCGCCAGGTCGCTGACCCTCCTGACCGCCGACGTCGGCAGTGATGGGGGAACGCCTGACTGGACAGTGCTTTCCGATTGCCGCAGTACCGCACATGCCTACGCCGGGCGCTCGCCGCCCCATTGCCAGGCCAGATCCGGTTTGCGATACGCCAACTCACCTACACCTTCGAAGCGGGCCAATTGAAAGTCAGCACGCCTGCGGCGCCTGCCAAAACGGTGCTGGTGGATAACGTCCAGGCATTCGAGGTCAGTTTCGGCATGGCAGCACACGCGGGTTCCGCAGGCGTGGTGCGCTATGACACCAACCCCGCCGATGAGTCGCTGATACGCAGTGTGCGTATCCATATGACGTTGCGCGACCCGGCCGGCATGGTGAAAGACCAGGCCTACAGCGTTGTGGCGGCGGTACGTAGCCGGTTGGGGCAGGGCGATCCAGATGCGTTTTGAAGGGATGTATCTGCGACAGGCAGGCATGGTCCTGCTGATCAGCCTGGTTTTTCTGTTGGCGCTGTCACTGATTGGTCTGGCGTCGATGCAAGGGGCGCTCTCCCAGCAAAAGATCGCCGGCAGTTTTTGGCATCGCAATCAATCATTTCAAACGGCTGAAAGCGGGTTGAGCTTGGGCGCGGCGCGGGTGCGAACAGCAGGAGGAACACTGCCGCTGTGCCTCTCAATCCACACATGTGCACCGCCAGAGGAATCGCATTCGGTTGTGAGTGCAGGAACGAACCCTGTTTCAAGTGTGAGCTGGGTGCCCATCAAAGGTGGTCTCTATGGGGTCCAGTCGCTCGGACAGGTTGATAGGCCTCCCGGGAATCCGGCTGCGTTGTATCGAGTGACGGCGGTCGGCTTCGTGGGTCAGTCGCGTACGGTGTTGGAGGCCGTTTATGCACAGGCGGTTGAAGGTGGTGGCGCCGGATTACGACGGGTTTTATGGCGGCAACTTCAATAAGGTGCGTATTCATGGGCAAGGATTGCCAAGGTTTTACCCTGATCGAGTTATTGGGGGCTGTGTTGATCGTCGCATTACTGGCCGGGATCGCTTATCCCGGTTACACCCGACACGTAAAAAAGGCTTATCGCGCAGAAATCGCTGCGCTGCTGATGGATCAAGCCCGGTCCCTCGAGCTTTTTTATACGCGCAACGGCACTTTTATTGATGCCAGCGGCATCAGCGAGGGCAATGATCGCTATAGAATCAGCGCTGCATTGCAACCTCAGGCATTCAGCCTGTCAGCGACGCCGGTTCTCGGCTCCATGATGGCGGATGACCCTTGCGGCGAATTCAGCCTGGCCAGCAACGGCGAGCGCAGTAACCCGGGCGCGGCACCCGAAATGTCGCGCCGGGCATGCTGGGGGCAATGATGAGCGTGCTGGATGAATGGGCGCCGGGTGCGCTTCTCCCTTTTTATCGGCTGGAAAAAGTGATGGCTAAGCAACAGCGAGTAGTGATTGTCGGCGGCGGGGTCATAGGGTTGTTGACCGCGTTCAACCTGGCCACCCAAGGGCAGGCGGTCGTGCTGCTGGAGCGTTCCGGGCTTGGGCAGGAGTCTTCATGGGCCGGCGGCGGCATCGTTTCGCCGCTTTACCCGTGGCGCTATAGCCCGGCGGTCACTGCGTTGGCCCATTGGTCCCAGGACTTTTATCCACAGCTGGCTGAGCGATTGTTTGCGGCCACCGGCGTCGATCCGGAGGTGCACACAACAGGCCTGTACTGGCTCGACCTGGACGACGAAGCCGAAGCGCTTGCCTGGGCGGCACGCGAGGGGCGGCCATTGAGCGCGGTGGACGTATCCGCTGCCCATGATGCGGTGCCTGTGTTGGGAGGCGGCTATTCCCGGGCGATCTACATGGCGGGCGTGGCCAATGTGCGCAACCCGCGGCTGGTCAAATCGTTGAAAGCCGCTCTATTGGCGCTGCCCGGCGTAACCATCCACGAGCAGTGTGAGGTCAGTGGCTTTGTTCTGGATGGCGACAACGTGGTGGGCGTGGATACGCCCGCGGGTCAGGTCCTTGGCGATCAGGTCGTGCTGGCGGCAGGTGCCTGGAGTGGTGAGTTGCTCGGCAAGCTGGGGCTGGCGCTGCCGGTGGAGCCGGTCAAGGGGCAGATGATCCTGTACAAATGCGCATCGGATTTTCTGTCGAGCATGGTCCTGGCCAAGGGGCGTTATGCGATCCCGCGGCGTGACGGCCACATTCTGATTGGCAGTACGCTGGAGCATGAAGGCTTCGACAAGACGCCGACCGAATCGGCCCTGGAAAGCCTCAAGGCATCAGCGGTGGAACTGATTCCAGAGTTGGCAAATGCCGAGGTGGTGGGGCACTGGGCCGGCTTGCGGCCTGGTTCGCCCGAAGGGGTTCCCTATATCGGCGAAGTTCCAGGCTTCAAGGGGCTGTGGCTCAACTGCGGGCACTATCGCAACGGCCTGGTGCTGGCGCCGGCCTCCTGCCAGTTGTTTGCCGATTTGTTGCTGGGGCAAGCGCCGATTATCGATCCGGCGCCTTATGCACCCCAGGGGCGGCTCAACGCTGGATAGACTTCGGCCCCTGTTCCAGATGCGCCTGGGTGCAATACCACTCCTGCCCCGAGCTCAATGCGCGATTCTGTGGCAGGTGCACGCCACAGTGGGCACAGCGCACCATCAAGGTTGTTTCGGGTTCGCCCGAGCGCTGCTGTTTAGCGGCCGGGCTTTTGAACTTGCGCCAGAACCATACCGCGGCAGCAATAACGGCAATCCAGAACAGTAGACGAACCATGATGGGCAGTTTCTCGACAGGGAATGCGCCAGTTTAGCCAAGGACGTGGCAGGCGCACAGAGTAATAATGCTGGCCCACAAAAAAGGGAGCCCTGAGGGCTCCCTTTTTATATTGCGTCGAGCGGTCAGTCGAAGACGCCGAAGGTCATGTAGCTGAACCACGAGCGGTCTTGATTGTTGCCGAGCGCTTGTGGGGCTTCTTCTTCGATGACGTCGCCGTTGGCATCGTGCGGCTTGAGCTCCGAAGGAATGGCTTCCTTGGCGTCCTGGAACTGTTTCATCACGTCCTGGTTGGCGCGGGTTTCTCCCGGCGGCAGCGGTGGGCGGGAGCTGATCAGGCCCAGGGTGTATTTGCTGAGCCACGAACGGTTGTCGGCTTCGGCAACCCGAGGCACGAGCTGGCCGTCTTTCAGGTTCGGGGAGTCCGGGTAGTTAAGCTTCAGGGTTTCCAGGCTGGTGGCGGCCAATGCATCCAGGTGCAGCCCCTGGTAAGCCTCGGTCATCACCGCCAGACCGTCACCTACGGAAGGGGTTTCCTGGAAGTTCTCCACCACGTAACGGCCACGGTTGGCGGCGGCTACGTAGGCCTGACGGGTCAGGTAGTAGTCGGCTACGTGAATTTCGTAGGACGCCAGCAGGTTGCGCAGGTAGATCATGCGCTGCTTGGCGTCCGGCGCGTAGCGGCTGTTCGGGTAGCGGCTGGTGAGCTGGGCGAACTCGTTGTAGGAGTCGCGGGCGGCACCCGGGTCACGCTTGGTCATGTCCAGCGGCAGGAAGCGCGCCAGCAGGCCAACGTCCTGGTCGAACGAAGTCAGGCCTTTCATGTAGTAGGCGTAGTCAACGTTCGGGTGCTGCGGGTGCAGGCGGATAAAACGCTCGGCGGCGGACTTGGCGGCTTCCGGCTCGGCGTTCTTGTAGTTGGCGTAGATCAACTCAAGCTGGGCCTGGTCGGCGTAGCGCCCGAACGGATAGCGAGACTCCAGGGCCTTCAGCTTCGCTGTGGCGCTGGTGTAGCTATTATTGTCCAAGTCTTTCTGAGCCAGTTGATACAACTCGACTTCGCTCAGGTTTTCGTCGACGACTTCCTTTGTTGACGAGCAAGCAGCAGTCATGGCGAGGATGGCGATCAGCAGCAGGTGTTTCACTTGCATGGCGGCTTGCGTCCCTATGACGGCCGCTGTCTTGGGCGGGGCCGTCCTGTTATGATGAGCGCCCCGTTGAAAGCCTCGGGGCAAAAGACGCCGTATTTAACCACAAGCGCGCAGCCGAAACCAAAGGCTGTGCCACGCCTAGTCTGAGCATGTCCGATAAAATTGAACTTCGCGCAGAGGTGCCGTCCGAATTGGGCGGCCAACGCCTCGATCAAGTCGCCGCACAATTATTCGCTGAGCACTCGCGCTCGCGCCTTTCCGCCTGGATCAAAGACGGCCGCCTGACTGTGGATGGAGCGGTTATCCGCCCGCGAGACATAGTCCATGGCGGTGCGATTCTTGAGCTGACTGCCGAGCAGGAAGCCCAGGGAGAGTGGGTCGCCCAGGACATCGAGCTGGATATCGTCTACGAAGACGACGACATCCTGGTCATCAACAAACCCGCAGGCCTGGTGGTTCACCCGGCAGCCGGGCACGCTGATGGCACCTTGCTCAATGCCCTGCTGCACCACGTGCCGGACATCATCAATGTGCCGCGCTGCGGCATCGTGCACCGCCTGGACAAGGACACCACCGGTCTGATGGTGGTCGCCAAGACCATCCAGGCCCAGACGCAGCTGGTCACACAATTGCAGAGCCGCAGCGTCAGCCGGATCTACGAGTGCATCGTGATCGGCGTCGTGGTGGCGGGGGGCAAGATCAACGCCCCGATTGGCCGTCACGGCCAGCAGCGCCAGCGTATGGCGGTGATGGAAGGCGGCAAGCAGGCCGTCAGCCACTACCGTGTACTGGAGCGTTTCCGTTCCCACACCCATGTGCGGGTCAAGCTGGAAACCGGGCGTACCCACCAGATTCGCGTGCACATGGCGCACATCAACTTTCCGTTGGTCGGGGATCCGGCCTATGGCGGTCGTTTCCGTATTCCGCCTGCCGCAAGCCAGACAATGGTTGAATCGTTGAAAAGCTTCCCGCGCCAGGCATTGCACGCACGCTTCCTGGAGCTGGACCATCCGACGAGCGGTAAGCGGATGAGCTGGGAGTCGCCTCTGCCGGACGATCTGGTCTGGTTGTTGTCGCTGCTCAAGCAGGACCGTGAGGCGTTTATCGGATGAATGACTGGCTGATTCCTGACTGGCCCGCGCCGGCTCAGGTGAAGGCCT from Pseudomonas tolaasii NCPPB 2192 includes the following:
- the ileS gene encoding isoleucine--tRNA ligase, with product MTDYKATLNLPDTAFPMKAGLPQREPQILQRWDSIGLYGKLREIGKDRPKFVLHDGPPYANGTIHIGHALNKILKDMILRSKTLSGFDAPYVPGWDCHGLPIEHKVEVTYGKNLGADKTRELCRAYATEQIEGQKSEFIRLGVLGEWDNPYKTMNFKNEAGEIRALAEIVKGGFVFKGLKPVNWCFDCGSALAEAEVEYEDKKSSTIDVAFPIADEAKLAEAFGLASLAKPAAIVIWTTTPWTIPANQALNVHPEFTYALVDVGDRLLVLAEEMVEACLARYELQGSVIATTTGSALELINFRHPFYDRLSPVYLADYVELGSGTGVVHSAPAYGVDDFVTCKAYGMVNDDILNPVQSNGVYAPSLEFFGGQFIFKANEPIIDKLKEVGSLLHTETIKHSYMHCWRHKTPLIYRATAQWFIGMDKEPTSGDTLRVRSLKAIEDTKFVPAWGQARLHSMIANRPDWCISRQRNWGVPIPFFLNKESGELHPRTVELMEIVAQRVEQEGIEAWFKLDAAELLGDEAPQYDKISDTLDVWFDSGTTHWHVLRGSHPMGHETGPRADLYLEGSDQHRGWFHSSLLTGCAIDNHAPYRELLTHGFTVDETGRKMSKSLKNVIEPKKINDTLGADIMRLWVASTDYSGEIAVSDQILARSADAYRRIRNTARFLLSNLTGFNPATDILASEDMLALDRWAVDRTLLLQRELQENYGEYRFWNVYSKIHNFCVQELGGFYLDIIKDRQYTTGANSKARRSAQTALYHISEALVRWIAPILAFTADELWEYLPGERNESVMLNTWYEGLTELPADFELGREYWEGVMAVKVAVNKELEVQRAAKAVGGNLQAEVTLFAEEGLTADLAKLSNELRFVLITSTASLAPFAQAPADAVATEVPGLKLKVVKSAFPKCARCWHCREDVGVNPEHPEICGRCVDNISGAGEVRHYA
- the lspA gene encoding signal peptidase II, with the translated sequence MPNASSRFGRLGWLVLSVLVLIIDQVSKAHFEGSLQMFQQIVVIPDYFSWTLAYNTGAAFSFLADSSGWQRWLFALIAVVVSAVLVVWLKRLGRDDTWLAIALALVLGGALGNLYDRIALGHVIDFILVHWQNRWYFPAFNFADSAITVGAIMLALDMFKSKKTGETVND
- the fkpB gene encoding FKBP-type peptidyl-prolyl cis-trans isomerase, producing MAEQRIGQNTEVTLHFALRLENGDTVDSTFDKAPATFKVGDGNLLPGFEAALFGFKAGDKRTLQIQPENAFGQPNPQNVQIIPRSQFQDMDLSEGLLVIFNDAANTELPGVVKTFDDTQVTIDFNHPLAGKTLTFDVEIIDVKAL
- the ispH gene encoding 4-hydroxy-3-methylbut-2-enyl diphosphate reductase — its product is MQIKLANPRGFCAGVDRAIEIVNRALEVFGPPIYVRHEVVHNKFVVEDLRARGAIFVEELEQVPDDVIVIFSAHGVSQAVRNEAAGRGLKVFDATCPLVTKVHIEVAKYSRDGRECILIGHAGHPEVEGTMGQYDASNGGAIYLVEDENDVASLHVHNPERLAFVTQTTLSMDDTSRVIDALRTRFPAIGGPRKDDICYATQNRQDAVKQLADECDVVLVVGSPNSSNSNRLRELAERMATPAYLIDGAEDLQRSWFDGVERIGITAGASAPEVLVRGVIQQLQAWGATGADELAGREENITFSMPKELRVRSLL
- a CDS encoding GspH/FimT family pseudopilin, with the translated sequence MKQRGFTLIELLIGLLLSGMLMQWAVPGFKGLLASQQRSSAASALADGLRFARAEAIVRNRPVIIHAVEESWSRGWRVIVDASGRGHQDDNNPVLLARQGSGLVAMAGNGPVKTQVRFSGLGEPVFAGGGFRAGTVHVCDTEQGLSKHQVVLAPSGRVSLRSDNTEQALCQGGS
- the pilV gene encoding type IV pilus modification protein PilV — encoded protein: MPVSLNKSPTGALRCQQYGMTLIEVLVSVLILAVGLLGAAALQLKALKYTDSSRMISQASFIAYDMLDRVRANSHADYSWSQTGRPVSSAVGASVRDLDLHDFEANIVGFAGEGAKGSVVVSGNEVTVSISWDDARAASGPGARETFSLTSRIAAASEVGP
- a CDS encoding pilus assembly PilX family protein; the protein is MRFEGMYLRQAGMVLLISLVFLLALSLIGLASMQGALSQQKIAGSFWHRNQSFQTAESGLSLGAARVRTAGGTLPLCLSIHTCAPPEESHSVVSAGTNPVSSVSWVPIKGGLYGVQSLGQVDRPPGNPAALYRVTAVGFVGQSRTVLEAVYAQAVEGGGAGLRRVLWRQLQ
- a CDS encoding type IV pilin protein, yielding MGKDCQGFTLIELLGAVLIVALLAGIAYPGYTRHVKKAYRAEIAALLMDQARSLELFYTRNGTFIDASGISEGNDRYRISAALQPQAFSLSATPVLGSMMADDPCGEFSLASNGERSNPGAAPEMSRRACWGQ
- the thiO gene encoding glycine oxidase ThiO gives rise to the protein MAKQQRVVIVGGGVIGLLTAFNLATQGQAVVLLERSGLGQESSWAGGGIVSPLYPWRYSPAVTALAHWSQDFYPQLAERLFAATGVDPEVHTTGLYWLDLDDEAEALAWAAREGRPLSAVDVSAAHDAVPVLGGGYSRAIYMAGVANVRNPRLVKSLKAALLALPGVTIHEQCEVSGFVLDGDNVVGVDTPAGQVLGDQVVLAAGAWSGELLGKLGLALPVEPVKGQMILYKCASDFLSSMVLAKGRYAIPRRDGHILIGSTLEHEGFDKTPTESALESLKASAVELIPELANAEVVGHWAGLRPGSPEGVPYIGEVPGFKGLWLNCGHYRNGLVLAPASCQLFADLLLGQAPIIDPAPYAPQGRLNAG
- a CDS encoding PP0621 family protein — its product is MVRLLFWIAVIAAAVWFWRKFKSPAAKQQRSGEPETTLMVRCAHCGVHLPQNRALSSGQEWYCTQAHLEQGPKSIQR
- a CDS encoding outer membrane protein assembly factor BamD → MQVKHLLLIAILAMTAACSSTKEVVDENLSEVELYQLAQKDLDNNSYTSATAKLKALESRYPFGRYADQAQLELIYANYKNAEPEAAKSAAERFIRLHPQHPNVDYAYYMKGLTSFDQDVGLLARFLPLDMTKRDPGAARDSYNEFAQLTSRYPNSRYAPDAKQRMIYLRNLLASYEIHVADYYLTRQAYVAAANRGRYVVENFQETPSVGDGLAVMTEAYQGLHLDALAATSLETLKLNYPDSPNLKDGQLVPRVAEADNRSWLSKYTLGLISSRPPLPPGETRANQDVMKQFQDAKEAIPSELKPHDANGDVIEEEAPQALGNNQDRSWFSYMTFGVFD
- the rluD gene encoding 23S rRNA pseudouridine(1911/1915/1917) synthase RluD is translated as MSDKIELRAEVPSELGGQRLDQVAAQLFAEHSRSRLSAWIKDGRLTVDGAVIRPRDIVHGGAILELTAEQEAQGEWVAQDIELDIVYEDDDILVINKPAGLVVHPAAGHADGTLLNALLHHVPDIINVPRCGIVHRLDKDTTGLMVVAKTIQAQTQLVTQLQSRSVSRIYECIVIGVVVAGGKINAPIGRHGQQRQRMAVMEGGKQAVSHYRVLERFRSHTHVRVKLETGRTHQIRVHMAHINFPLVGDPAYGGRFRIPPAASQTMVESLKSFPRQALHARFLELDHPTSGKRMSWESPLPDDLVWLLSLLKQDREAFIG